A stretch of the Panicum virgatum strain AP13 chromosome 9N, P.virgatum_v5, whole genome shotgun sequence genome encodes the following:
- the LOC120692055 gene encoding G-type lectin S-receptor-like serine/threonine-protein kinase At2g19130 produces MLTLVFLLVSSFSLQTTGAIDTLTLGRSLLWNQTLVSKGGNFELGLFSPGKSKKYYVGIWFKKVSKQTVVWVANRERPILVPSASRFTLSDRGELLVQAAPSNTLLWSSNASTSSPGTTVATLQDNGNLVVRGNATASETVTWQSFDHPTDTWLPGARLGYDRARGVHSFLTSWTDSENPAPGAFSMVIDPRGQAKFDLLAGGVHQYWTTGLWDGEVFENVPEMRSGYFVGVPYAPNASVNFFSYHDRKPMGIGNFVLHVNGQMRRRQWIEGGDWVLFCTEPRDACDVFGSCGPFAVCSNTTSPACECPAAFAPRSQGEWALGNTASGCARRAVLACSNDGFLKMPYAVQLPNGSAVEAAGARSDKACAAACRRDCSCTAYLYDGTKCSVWNGELVNLRKLPTNDQGVAAAAALHLRVAASEVPPSAPAHSWRKSMVILGSSVSAVVLLLACLIIGVAVAVVLRKRRGKGKVTAVQGSLLLLDYQAVKAATRDFTEKLGSGSFGSVYKGALPDKTPVAVKKLDGLRQGEKQFRAEVVTLGMIHHINLVRLRGFCSEGNKRALVYDYMPNGSLDAYLFTNSPGSKVLSWGQRFGVAVGVARGLAYLHEKCRECIIHCDIKPENILLDEELGAKLADFGMAKLVGHEFSRVLTTMRGTMGYLAPEWLTGAPVTAKADVYSFGLLLFELVSGRRNNGSSEEGGRSAVYFPVHAAVKLHAGDVVGLLDEKLAGNANVEELERVCKVACWCIQDEEGDRPTMGLVVQQLEGIADVGLPLIPSRLHMLATVNGCVGAVADMS; encoded by the coding sequence ATGCTGACCCTCGTTTTCCTGCTCGTCTCCAGCTTCAGCCTCCAAACAACTGGCGCTATCGACACCCTCACCTTGGGCCGGTCTCTCCTATGGAACCAGACTCTGGTCTCCAAGGGCGGCAACTTCGAGCTCGGCCTCTTCTCCCCCGGCAAGTCCAAGAAGTACTACGTCGGCATCTGGTTTAAGAAGGTCTCCAAGCAAACGGTTGTATGGGTGGCCAACCGAGAGCGCCCGATCCTCGTGCCGTCGGCCTCTCGCTTCACGCTGAGCGACCGCGGCGAGCTCCTTGTCCAGGCGGCGCCATCAAACACCTTGCTGTGGTCGTCCAACGCGTCCACCTCGTCCCCGGGCACCACCGTCGCCACGCTCCAGGACAACGGCAACCTCGTGGTGCGGGGCAACGCGACGGCGTCGGAAACAGTGACGTGGCAGAGCTTCGACCACCCCACGGACACGTGGCTCCCCGGCGCCAGGCTCGGCTACGACCGGGCCCGCGGCGTGCACAGCTTCCTCACGTCGTGGACCGACTCCGAGAACCCGGCGCCCGGCGCGTTCTCCATGGTGATCGACCCGCGCGGGCAGGCCAAGTTCgacctgctcgccggcggcgtacacCAGTACTGGACCACCGGCCTGTGGGACGGCGAGGTGTTCGAGAACGTGCCGGAGATGCGGTCGGGCTACTTCGTGGGCGTCCCCTACGCGCCGAACGCCAGCGTGAACTTCTTCAGCTACCACGACCGGAAGCCCATGGGCATCGGCAACTTCGTGCTCCACGTGAATGGGcagatgcggcggcggcagtggatcGAGGGCGGGGACTGGGTCCTCTTCTGCACGGAGCCCCGCGACGCGTGCGACGTCTTCGGATCCTGCGGGCCCTTCGCCGTGTGCAGCAACACCACCAGCCCCGCGTGCGAGTGCCCCGCGGCCTTCGCGCCCCGGTCCCAGGGGGAGTGGGCGCTGGGGAACACGGCGTCCGGGTGCGCGAGGCGGGCAGTGCTGGCGTGCTCCAACGACGGGTTCCTGAAGATGCCGTACGCCGTGCAGCTCCCGAACggctcggcggtggaggcggccggAGCTCGGAGCGACAAGGCGTGTGCGGCCGCCTGCCGGCGAGACTGCTCCTGCACCGCGTACCTCTACGACGGGACCAAGTGCTCGGTGTGGAACGGCGAGCTCGTCAACCTGAGGAAACTCCCGACGAACGACCAGGgcgttgcggcggcggcggcgcttcacctCCGTGTCGCGGCGTCGGAGGTGCCGCCGTCTGCGCCGGCGCATTCGTGGAGGAAGTCGATGGTGATCCTCGGCAGCTCGGTGTCAGCCGTGGTCCTGCTCCTGGCGTGCCTCATAatcggcgtcgcggtggcggtggtgttGCGGAAGCGGCGGGGAAAGGGGAAGGTGACCGCGGTGCAGggctcgctgctgctgctcgactACCAGGCCGTGAAAGCGGCGACGCGGGATTTCACGGAGAAGCTCGGGAGCGGCAGCTTCGGGTCGGTGTACAAGGGGGCTCTCCCCGACAAGACGCCCGTGGCGGTCAAGAAGCTCGACGGCTTGCGGCAGGGCGAGAAGCAGTTCCGCGCCGAGGTGGTCACCCTGGGCATGATCCACCACATCAACCTGGTCCGCCTCCGTGGCTTCTGCTCCGAGGGGAACAAGAGGGCGCTCGTGTACGACTACATGCCCAACGGCTCGCTGGACGCGTACCTGTTCACGAACAGCCCGGGCTCCAAGGTCCTGAGCTGGGGCCAGAGGTTCGGCGTCGCGGTTGGCGTGGCCAGGGGGCTGGCTTACCTGCACGAGAAGTGCCGGGAGTGCATCATACACTGCGACATCAAGCCCGAGAACATCCTGCTCGACGAGGAGCTGGGTGCCAAGCTCGCGGACTTCGGCATGGCCAAGCTCGTCGGCCACGAATTCAGCCGCGTCCTGACCACCATGCGCGGCACGATGGGCTACCTCGCGCCGGAGTGGCTCACCGGCGCGCCGGTCACCGCCAAGGccgacgtgtacagcttcggcCTGCTGCTGTTCGAGCTCGTCTCGGGCCGCCGCAACAACGGCTCCTCGGAGGAGGGCGGCCGCTCCGCCGTGTACTTCCCGGTGCACGCCGCGGTCAAGCTGCACGCGGGCGACGTCGTCGGCCTGCTGGACGAGAAGCTGGCCGGGAATGCCAACGTGGAGGAGCTTGAGAGGGTCTGCAAGGTCGCGTGCTGGTGCATCCAAGATGAAGAAGGTGACCGGCCGACCATGGGGCTCGTCGTGCAGCAGCTTGAAGGTATTGCTGACGTGGGACTGCCGCTGATCCCGTCAAGGCTTCATATGCTGGCTACGGTGAATGGGTGCGTCGGTGCGGTTGCGGACATGTCATAG